The following nucleotide sequence is from Zea mays cultivar B73 chromosome 1, Zm-B73-REFERENCE-NAM-5.0, whole genome shotgun sequence.
taaAACAGGTGTGGCATGGCATAAGGCTATGATGTGGTTATTTGCACAACTGAACACAAAATCTATGAACACGCTAACAAAGTAACAATAGCATGCATCCAGAATATGAGCTTGAAGAACCTATGTTGTATGATTAACCACACATGCGAGCACTAAAAACTACTCTATATACAACTTAGCATCCAGAAAAAAAGTCTGAAAAAAATCAAAATTCTGTTCATTGAAAAGAAATCACAAGACAATTTCAAATCCTAAAGAGAACACACCTGGTGCGTAAAAGCTAAGCATTCTGTTGGCATGGTACCTGCATGATCAAGGTGCAATCAATATGAGTATCCTTGAGCATGGTACATTCTTGACTATTAATTGAGAATTTGGGAGATAAGCATCAGCCACATCCTTAATAGAAGTAAAACACTTCTTGTATATAAAGAGAGAAGCCAATGTGAATGCTTAGCACAAGTAGTGTCAAGTGTAAATGATTGTGTTCTGTGTTAATTCATTCTTTAACAGTCCCTTGTCATCAAGGACATGAATCTAtagcattacatttcaagacaatAGAAGCAGTGTTGGGTGACCAAAGTAATTATACATCCAGCACACTCATGATAGAAGAAATGCTATGGTGTAATCAGCATAAGTAAACAGGACAAATGGTTCAGCATGGAGAATGAGGATCTACATATTAACAACAGTTTATCTCGGCGTTACGAAACAGAAGAAAGTAGAAATCATGTTATAATTTATTTTTCTGGCTCAAGAGACCGATGGCTACACCAAGATAAAGAGAATTTGTGTTGACTCGGGTCAAATGAGTGAGAACACTTGGAAAAAACCAAATAAATTAAAACAGTTAACCAGCTAAAATGCCTTAGTAGATTCAGTCAAAGAGGAATCCAGAGTTTGTTTTATAAGAAATGTTCATTTCTAAAAATACCAAAGCATCAAGAAATCTTTAGAAACTAATAGATTGTTCATCAGACACATGTTGATTTCTATGCAGAGACAGAAACTTACGCGATGACAAGGTTGGCAAGTCTCCCTAAGGCTGGCAAGTCTCCCTAAGCTCTACGACAACCCCGAGTTGCTCTAGAACACGCCAGCCATTAACATGGACACCAATGGAGCCACCATATACTCTCAGTCTTCGACTTCTCCAACACAAGGCTCGCAATTCCTTTCCTGCAGGATGTGAACCAATCAGCAACAGAACGTTTTTGTTGTTGACATGGCAGCAAAGTACTTCAGAAATCAAAATCGGACCTAAGGTTTGCCATCCTAATTTGTCTATTTCAGCAAGGGACTATACGTGACAGGTGGTGGGTGCGCCTGCACGCCTATGCACAGGCATCTTATACGCACATATAGAAGCAACCATACAGGCAACCCTGGGAAATGATTTCACATCGTTTGATAGCATCCCTTATTCCCTTTCTTTTGGCTAGAACTAATCCCAACCTAGAGCATAGCACAGACGCATACAAAGGCAATCGGCTTACCTCTCCTCCTAACGGAGTAGCCTCTAATCCTTCGCTTTGATGGAGATACAGTGGAAGGCCTGAAAACAAAAAAGGAGAGGTTTGGCGAGGAGGATCTGGGCGACCATCGCGGGGAAGGAACAAGGCAAGGATTGCGTAGATCTGGTCATTATATTCCAACATCCTCCATCGATTGACTGGCATACGACCAAAATCAACAAGTGGATCTCGCCAGATAAAGATCTGGTGCGGTGCGTGTAGACTCACCTGAGACGAAAGGGAGGAGGGAGGTCGCCGGAGGGGAACGATTCCTTGGCCCGAGGAGATCTTGTAGGCCCCTGTCCGCCCTGAGCCCATAGAGGCAGGCGAAGACCCCGAATACGGCGGCGGACAGCAAACAACAAAACGGCTTCATTGTAGCAATGAACATATTCAACTGGAACCTCCCGTTGCAAATTCAGCACAGCCATGGCTGAAACCTTTTAAGTAGAAAGGAGTAGCTTCTGATAGACACCAGACTATGAAGCCGAATGGAAACAAATTAGGATAAACAACAAAATATGAAGAGCTTAACGTATTCTTAGTTTAGAAGTGCTAAATAAATTAAGACAATGCCAAGCATGCATATACCTGAGAGAGTAAAGATTAGAGGAGATATGACACTTGTGGTCTCGAGCTTATTCCAGTGATGCACCCTTGGACCATTCCCTTGATTAAAACTTATATAATGCAAAACTTCATTTGTGTTCATATATATTAGGAAGTTGCTTCTGATTCATCCATGTTCATATATATTAGGAAAAGCAAAAACAGATTGGCATAATACCTTTCGTGTTCCGCAGCAGCTACATCTCCCACCGGTTCCGCAACAGCTTTATTCCCGGGATCGACAGCTTCAACATCGCCTTGCAATAGTGGGGGAAAGTATAAGGATGACCAACAACAACAAACAAGATTAGAGTACAGAAGAATACATATGGGACATTTTGTAGAGCAACAAGGCATTAGGTAGAGTTCATATTACACACCTCTCATTGTCTCCCTTGTTCTTTTGGAGAAAATTCATCAAGCACGAACAACACATAAATTCCAATGCGAACCATAAACCACAATGATCATACGTTAATTCAATACTAAAGCAACAAATTAAAAAGAACCCAAATTCGCTGCAAGTTGTGAAACTCTAACTTTGAAACGCCTGGGGTTTCCTGCACAAATAAATAGTAATATAAGATAAATAAAGGCACTATATCGGATCATACGACACAACTTAATTTATTAGTTCAGTTTTTTCAGAGGTGCTGCTTTATGGAAAAGCTTAAAGATGATCTTATTAAACCCAAGGATCATCGACAACATATTCAAATTTTTTTCAGAGGTGTTGCTTTATATACAGGCAGCTCCACACTGAATCAGCAACAAAGCACATCACTTTAAACAAACTTGTATGACTAAGCGCATTGAATTAATTGAATCAGAGGTCAGATATTTAGAGATCAGACCAACAGAATCCAAAGTGCACATCCAGTTACCTTATGTTCCCGAAAATGGGCATAAAGGAGTGCAATGCAGGTGAAGTACTTGCACAGTAGAACTATGTTCAATACTAATGGCAAACGTCAAACTTAAAATAAGATCAAATCCATCGGATTCTGATATGATACAGTCAACTAATTCATCTTGTGTACTACAACCTACCACATAAACACCACTTAGTAGACACCCTTTTTTCTTTAATCTAGGGAACTGAACAACCAACTTATAAGCAAAAGATCAAAGCAATGTCATTTCATTGATTGTCAAACATATCCTGTAAAATCACTTATTTGGTGCAAGCGTGCAACCAAACTATTAAGAGCATCCAATCTAGATCCAACCATTAAGCATACCTTTTCCAATATATGCAATAGGTATATTTTGAATTGTCGAACACCACGTCCACTTGAGTTTGTGTCCATAGCATGAACGTTCTCCAGGGAGCAGCGACCAACAAATCAAAACAACATAAGGTAACTAGATGTGGTGATGATTTTTGGGACAAGAAAATAGATTAAGTTGCGGAATAATATATAAAGAAGCTCGATGAGACGACTTAAATATCAATGGTATTGAAGAAATTGAAGGCGATAAATGGACAATCCTCACCCTTACCTACCCCTACTCTGATTCAAGCATATCCCCTGACACCGAGGAGGGCACCATGATCCATGTAGTAGCCTCCTAGCCATCCTTGACGATGGCGCAGCTACATCTCCCACCGGTTCCGCAGCAGCTTTATTCCCGGGATCGACAGCTTCAACATTGCCTTGCAATAGTGGGTGAAAGTATAAGGATGACCAACAACAACAAACAAGATTAGAGTACAGAAGAATACATATGGGACATTTTGTAGAGCAACAAGGCATTAGGTAGAGTTCATATTACACACCTCTCATTGTCTCCCTTGTTCATTTGGAGAAAATTCATCAAGCACGAACAACACATAAATTCCAATGCGAACCATAAACCACAATGATCATACGTTAATTCAATACTAAAGCAACAAATTAAAAAGAACCCAAATTCACTGCAAGCTGTGAAACTCTAACTTTGAAACGCCTGGGGTTTCCTGCACAAATAAATAGTAATATAAGATAAATAAAGGCACTATATCGGATCATACGACACAACTTAATTTATTAGTTCAGTTTTTTCAGAGGTGTTGCTTTATGGAAAAGCTTAAAGATGATCTTATTAAACCCAAGGATCATCGACAACATATTCAGCACTCTAGTGGCAGTCGACATTAGGGGAAATGGGAAAAGTGCCTACAGAAGATAGTCAAAATAGCAGCTAATAACAGTAAAAAAATGGAACTCTAGACACTAAATCCTGGTTGATGCCTGGCATGGGGACTGCCGGCCAGGCAACTTGAATGCTTGATCAACCCCAGGCGTTGGAAATTGT
It contains:
- the LOC103647416 gene encoding uncharacterized protein — protein: MPCCSTKCPICILLYSNLVCCCWSSLYFPPLLQGDVEAVDPGNKAVAEPVGDVAAAEHESFNQGNGPRVHHWNKLETTSVISPLIFTLSVEYVHCYNEAVLLFAVRRRIRGLRLPLWAQGGQGPTRSPRAKESFPSGDLPPPFRLRPSTVSPSKRRIRGYSVRRRGKELRALCWRSRRLRVYGGSIGVHVNGWRVLEQLGVVVELRETCQP